The Populus alba chromosome 6, ASM523922v2, whole genome shotgun sequence genome contains a region encoding:
- the LOC118053037 gene encoding condensin-1 complex subunit CAP-D2 isoform X1, whose translation MAPYFVFPQNLKSLEEENEDNRLHVLNPTDVASLRLPELEEFVKGVSFDLSDKEIFCIEEQEVFDHVYSLVKGFSSLTPSGKVNLVESLRSNLSVLLPNVDSLLRVFQGQDDDNDKGNETPPVLDRVSSYRNALKIYTFFLVSIVLSEESSASSNNKTKMTGPNRKKQSVHSWNWEPQRGRILNLIANSLEINLALLFGSTDPDENYLSFITKNAFGLFENATLIKDSETKDALCRIIGACATKYHYTAQSCASIMHLVHKYDYVVTHMADAVAGAEKKYADGTLASSLIREVGRTNPKAYVKDTAGAENLGRFLVELADRLPKLISTNIGVLVPHFGGESYKIRNALVAVLGKLVAKAFKDVEGDVSSKSVRLRTKQAMLEILLERCRDVSAYTRSRVLQVWAELCEEHSVSIGLWNEVAAVAAGRLEDKSAIVRKAALNLLIMMLQHNPFGPQLRIASFQATLEQYNKKLNELEPDKIAESVLDGLQSDNETYDGGEVDDVNMEEPVKEQQESLTDSVPNLEEGIPQKDSSVPDIGNLEQTRALVASLEAGLIFSKCVSATMPTLVQLMASSSATDVENTILLLMRCKQFQIDGAEACLRKMLPLVFSQDKSIYEAVENAFITIYVRKNPVDTAKNLLDLAIDSNIGDLAALEFIVNALVSKGDISTSTISALWDFFCFNISGTTPEQSRGALSVLCMAAKASPGVLGSHLQDIIDIGFGRWAKVDPLLARTACIAIQRLSEEDKKKLLASNGSRVFGFLENLISGSWLPENTWYAAADKAIGVIYTIHPTPETLAADLVKKSLSSVFICSGGDDLQNDIESGSADILTTVQVAKISRYLFVTSHVAMNQLLYIETCVRKIQKQKLKRDRLGADGQNAQNNGVKQDDTPKDNINAELGVSASEDAILDTLSERAEKEIVAGGSKEKYLIGLCAPFLSKLCRNFSLMQKYPELQASGMLALCRFMIIDPDFCDANLQLLFTVVESAPSETVRSNCTIALGDLAVRFPNLLEPWTENMYARLRDPSVSVRKNAVLVLSHLILNDMMKVKGYINEMAIRLEDEQERISNLAKLFFHELSKKGSNPIYNLLPDILGKLSNQELKRETFCNIMQFLIGSIKKDKQMESLVEKLCNRFSGVTDTRQWEYISYCLSQLAFTEKGMKKLIDSFKTFEHVLSEDSVMDNFKSIIIKAKKFAKPELKLCIEEFEEKLTKFHMEKKEQEVTARNAQIHQQKIGGMEGCAVARDEGEVSEGSDVIEDGEIDDPSMEEMVKSSDSEVDRSGEYSGTSSEVTGMESDGTEVQSKVASKSRATESKVKGESGDISASTRRSARSKQR comes from the exons ATGGCTCCTTATTTTGTGTTTCCACAAAATCTAAAATCcttagaagaagaaaacgaaGACAATCGTCTCCACGTTCTGAACCCAACCGACGTCGCTTCTCTCCGTCTTCCTGAACTCGAAGAATTTGTCAAAG GAGTATCCTTTGATTTGTCGGATAAAGAGATATTCTGCATTGAGGAGCAAGAAGTGTTTGATCACGTATATTCGTTAGTTAAAGGGTTTTCTAGTCTAACTCCATCTGGTAAAGTCAATCTTGTGGAGAGTCTTCGGTCGAATCTAAGTGTTTTGCTACCAAATGTGGATTCTCTCTTGCGCGTTTTTCAAGGTCAGGATGATGATAATGACAAGGGGAATGAGACTCCTCCGGTGCTTGATCGAGTTTCTTCTTATCGAAATGCTCTTAAAATTTACACATTTTTCCTCGTCAGTATTGTTCTATCTGAGGAGTCAAGTGCTAGttcaaataacaaaactaaG ATGACAGGGCCTAATAGGAAGAAACAGTCGGTACATTCATGGAATTGGGAACCACAGAGGGGTCGGATACTTAATTTGATTGCTAATTCACTAGAGATCAACCTTGCGTTGCTCTTTGGATCGACAGACCCTGATGAAAATTATCTTTCTTTCATTACAAA AAATGCATTTGGTTTGTTTGAGAATGCAACACTTATAAAGGACTCTGAGACAAAAGATGCCCTTTGCCGAATAATTGGGGCTTGTGCTACGAAATACCACTATACAGCACAGTCATGTGCTTCAATCATGCACCTAGTTCACAAATATGACTATGTTGTTACCCACATGGCTGATGCGGTTGCTGGGGCTGAGAAGAAGTATGCTGATGGCACCCTTGCCAGTTCTTTGATCAGAGAGGTTGGGAGGACTAATCCAAAAGCTTATGTGAAAGACACTGCTGGGGCTGAAAATCTTGGGCGTTTTCTTGTAGAGCTTGCTGATCGGCTACCAAAGTTGATTTCAACTAACATTGGGGTCTTGGTCCCACATTTTGGAGGAGAATCTTATAAGATAAGGAATGCTCTTGTTGCTGTTCTGGGGAAGTTGGTGGCAAAGGCATTTAAGGATGTTGAGGGTGATGTCAGTTCTAAATCTGTTCGTCTCCGCACAAAGCAAGCCATGTTGGAAATCTTGCTTGAGCGCTGCCGAGATGTTTCTGCCTATACCAGGAGTCGGGTTCTTCAAGTTTGGGCTGAACTATGTGAAGAGCATTCTGTTTCAATTGGTCTGTGGAATGAGGTTGCTGCAGTTGCTGCTGGGAGATTGGAGGATAAATCTGCAATAGTTAGAAAAGCTGCATTAAATTTGCTTATCATGATGTTGCAGCATAACCCATTTGGTCCCCAGCTTCGAATAGCTTCATTTCAAGCAACATTAGAACAATACAATAAGAAGTTGAATGAGCTTGAACCAGATAAAATTGCAGAAAGTGTTTTGGATGGATTGCAATCTGATAATGAGACCTATGATGGAGGTGAGGTGGATGATGTGAATATGGAAGAACCAGTTAAGGAACAGCAGGAGAGTTTAACTGACAGTGTGCCTAATCTGGAAGAAGGGATTCCTCAGAAGGATAGCTCAGTGCCAGATATTGGGAATTTGGAGCAAACCAGGGCTTTGGTTGCATCTCTGGAGGCTGGCTTGATATTTTCCAAGTGCGTATCTGCCACAATGCCTACGCTTGTCCAGTTGATGGCTTCATCTTCAGCCACCGATGTTGAGAACACAATTTTGTTGCTGATGAGGTGCAAACAGTTCCAAATTGATGGTGCAGAGGCTTGCCTCCGTAAGATGTTGCCATTg GTATTCTCTCAGGATAAATCCATCTATGAAGCTGTGGAGAATGCCTTCATTACAATTTATGTCCGGAAAAATCCAGTAGATACTGCTAAGAATCTTTTGGATCTTGCCATAGATTCAAATATAGGAGATCTTGCAGCTCTGGAATTTATTGTCAATGCATTGGTTTCCAAAGGTGATATCTCCACAAGCACA ATATCAGCATTATGGGATTTCTTTTGCTTTAACATTAGTGGTACAACCCCAGAGCAAAGTCGTGGAGCTTTATCAGTGCTTTGCATGGCTGCAAAAGCGTCCCCTGGAGTTCTTGGCTCACACTTGCAAGATATTATTGATATTGGCTTTGGCCGTTGGGCTAAAGTGGACCCTTTGCTTGCCAGGACAGCATGCATTGCCATTCAGAGATTGTCAGAAGAGGACAAGAAAAAGCTGTTGGCTAGTAATGGTAGCCGTGTGTTTGGTTTCTTAGAGAACTTGATTAGTGGCTCTTGGCTTCCAGAAAACACATGGTATGCTGCTGCTGataaagcaataggtgtcataTATACAATTCATCCCACTCCGGAAACCCTAGCTGCTGATCTTGTAAAGAAGTCTCTTAGTTCTGTTTTCATTTGTAGTGGAGGAGATGACTTGCAGAATGATATTGAAAGTGGCAGCGCTGATATTCTTACAACAGTTCAAGTAGCAAAAATTAGTAGATATTTATTTGTCACAAGTCATGTTGCCATGAATCAGTTACTATACATAGAAACCTGTGTTCGGAAGATCCAAAAACAGAAGCTGAAGAGGGATAGATTGGGAGCTGATGGACAGAATGCTCAAAATAATGGTGTAAAACAAGATGATACACCAAAG GATAACATCAATGCGGAGCTCGGTGTTTCTGCCTCTGAAGATGCAATTCTGGATACACTCTCTGAGAGAGCAGAGAAAGAGATTGTTGCTGGTGGTTCCAAAGAGAAATATTTGATAGGGCTTTGTGCACCTTTCCTGTCGAAGCTTTGTAGAAATTTTAGTTTGATGCAAAAG TATCCTGAACTACAGGCATCTGGAATGCTTGCTCTTTGTCGATTTATGATTATTGATCCAGATTTTTG TGATGCAAATCTCCAGCTTCTCTTCACAGTTGTGGAAAGTGCACCATCAGAAACTGTTCGTTCAAACTGCACTATTGCTCTTGGAGATTTGGCAGTTCGGTTTCCTAATCTGTTAGAACCATGGACTGAAAACATGTATGCTCGCTTACGAGATCCTTCGGTTTCTGTTAGGAAAAATGCTGTGCTGGTACTTTCACATCTCATATTAAATGATATGATGAAG GTTAAAGGTTATATAAATGAGATGGCTATAAGATTAGAAGATGAACAGGAGAGGATTTCAAATCTCGCTAAACTTTTCTTTCATGAGCTGTCAAAGAAAG GAAGCAATCCTATATACAACTTACTTCCAGATATACTTGGCAAATTATCCAACCAGGAGCTGAAAAGGGAGACTTTCTGCAACATCATGCAGTTTTTAATTGGGTCCATTAAAAAG GACAAACAAATGGAGTCTCTTGTTGAAAAGCTTTGCAACAGGTTCAGTGGAGTGACAG ATACTAGGCAGTGGGAATACATCTCGTATTGCCTCTCCCAGCTGGCATTTACTGAAAAGGGAATGAAAAAACTCATTGATTCATTTAAGACGTTTGAACATGTCCTGTCTGAGGATTCTGTCATGgacaattttaaaagcataatcATTAAG GCTAAGAAGTTTGCAAAACCAGAACTTAAATTGTGCATTGAGGAATTTGAGGAGAAGCTTACTAAGTTCCACATGGAGAAGAAAGAACAGGAAGTGACAGCAAGAAATGCCCAAATTCATCAGCAGAAAATCGGTGGCATGGAAGGTTGTGCGGTGGCTAGAGATGAAGGAGAAGTGAGTGAAGGATCAGATGTTATTGAAG ATGGTGAAATCGATGATCCATCCATGGAAGAAATGGTTAAATCATCGGATTCTGAGGTCGACAGGTCAGGTGAATATTCAGGTACTTCAAGTGAGGTGACAGGCATGGAGTCAGATGGCACTGAAGTGCAGTCAAAAG TGGCCTCCAAATCTAGAGCTACGGAAAGCAAAGTGAAGGGTGAGAGTGGTGATATTTCTGCATCAACTAGAAGATCCGCCAGGTCAAAGCAAAG atag
- the LOC118053037 gene encoding condensin-1 complex subunit CAP-D2 isoform X2, whose product MAPYFVFPQNLKSLEEENEDNRLHVLNPTDVASLRLPELEEFVKGVSFDLSDKEIFCIEEQEVFDHVYSLVKGFSSLTPSGKVNLVESLRSNLSVLLPNVDSLLRVFQGQDDDNDKGNETPPVLDRVSSYRNALKIYTFFLVSIVLSEESSASSNNKTKMTGPNRKKQSVHSWNWEPQRGRILNLIANSLEINLALLFGSTDPDENYLSFITKNAFGLFENATLIKDSETKDALCRIIGACATKYHYTAQSCASIMHLVHKYDYVVTHMADAVAGAEKKYADGTLASSLIREVGRTNPKAYVKDTAGAENLGRFLVELADRLPKLISTNIGVLVPHFGGESYKIRNALVAVLGKLVAKAFKDVEGDVSSKSVRLRTKQAMLEILLERCRDVSAYTRSRVLQVWAELCEEHSVSIGLWNEVAAVAAGRLEDKSAIVRKAALNLLIMMLQHNPFGPQLRIASFQATLEQYNKKLNELEPDKIAESVLDGLQSDNETYDGGEVDDVNMEEPVKEQQESLTDSVPNLEEGIPQKDSSVPDIGNLEQTRALVASLEAGLIFSKCVSATMPTLVQLMASSSATDVENTILLLMRCKQFQIDGAEACLRKMLPLVFSQDKSIYEAVENAFITIYVRKNPVDTAKNLLDLAIDSNIGDLAALEFIVNALVSKGDISTSTISALWDFFCFNISGTTPEQSRGALSVLCMAAKASPGVLGSHLQDIIDIGFGRWAKVDPLLARTACIAIQRLSEEDKKKLLASNGSRVFGFLENLISGSWLPENTWYAAADKAIGVIYTIHPTPETLAADLVKKSLSSVFICSGGDDLQNDIESGSADILTTVQVAKISRYLFVTSHVAMNQLLYIETCVRKIQKQKLKRDRLGADGQNAQNNGVKQDDTPKDNINAELGVSASEDAILDTLSERAEKEIVAGGSKEKYLIGLCAPFLSKLCRNFSLMQKYPELQASGMLALCRFMIIDPDFCDANLQLLFTVVESAPSETVRSNCTIALGDLAVRFPNLLEPWTENMYARLRDPSVSVRKNAVLVLSHLILNDMMKVKGYINEMAIRLEDEQERISNLAKLFFHELSKKGSNPIYNLLPDILGKLSNQELKRETFCNIMQFLIGSIKKDKQMESLVEKLCNRFSGVTDTRQWEYISYCLSQLAFTEKGMKKLIDSFKTFEHVLSEDSVMDNFKSIIIKAKKFAKPELKLCIEEFEEKLTKFHMEKKEQEVTARNAQIHQQKIGGMEGCAVARDEGEVSEGSDVIEDGEIDDPSMEEMVKSSDSEVDRSGEYSGTSSEVTGMESDGTEVQSKVASKSRATESKVKGESGDISASTRRSARSKQR is encoded by the exons ATGGCTCCTTATTTTGTGTTTCCACAAAATCTAAAATCcttagaagaagaaaacgaaGACAATCGTCTCCACGTTCTGAACCCAACCGACGTCGCTTCTCTCCGTCTTCCTGAACTCGAAGAATTTGTCAAAG GAGTATCCTTTGATTTGTCGGATAAAGAGATATTCTGCATTGAGGAGCAAGAAGTGTTTGATCACGTATATTCGTTAGTTAAAGGGTTTTCTAGTCTAACTCCATCTGGTAAAGTCAATCTTGTGGAGAGTCTTCGGTCGAATCTAAGTGTTTTGCTACCAAATGTGGATTCTCTCTTGCGCGTTTTTCAAGGTCAGGATGATGATAATGACAAGGGGAATGAGACTCCTCCGGTGCTTGATCGAGTTTCTTCTTATCGAAATGCTCTTAAAATTTACACATTTTTCCTCGTCAGTATTGTTCTATCTGAGGAGTCAAGTGCTAGttcaaataacaaaactaaG ATGACAGGGCCTAATAGGAAGAAACAGTCGGTACATTCATGGAATTGGGAACCACAGAGGGGTCGGATACTTAATTTGATTGCTAATTCACTAGAGATCAACCTTGCGTTGCTCTTTGGATCGACAGACCCTGATGAAAATTATCTTTCTTTCATTACAAA AAATGCATTTGGTTTGTTTGAGAATGCAACACTTATAAAGGACTCTGAGACAAAAGATGCCCTTTGCCGAATAATTGGGGCTTGTGCTACGAAATACCACTATACAGCACAGTCATGTGCTTCAATCATGCACCTAGTTCACAAATATGACTATGTTGTTACCCACATGGCTGATGCGGTTGCTGGGGCTGAGAAGAAGTATGCTGATGGCACCCTTGCCAGTTCTTTGATCAGAGAGGTTGGGAGGACTAATCCAAAAGCTTATGTGAAAGACACTGCTGGGGCTGAAAATCTTGGGCGTTTTCTTGTAGAGCTTGCTGATCGGCTACCAAAGTTGATTTCAACTAACATTGGGGTCTTGGTCCCACATTTTGGAGGAGAATCTTATAAGATAAGGAATGCTCTTGTTGCTGTTCTGGGGAAGTTGGTGGCAAAGGCATTTAAGGATGTTGAGGGTGATGTCAGTTCTAAATCTGTTCGTCTCCGCACAAAGCAAGCCATGTTGGAAATCTTGCTTGAGCGCTGCCGAGATGTTTCTGCCTATACCAGGAGTCGGGTTCTTCAAGTTTGGGCTGAACTATGTGAAGAGCATTCTGTTTCAATTGGTCTGTGGAATGAGGTTGCTGCAGTTGCTGCTGGGAGATTGGAGGATAAATCTGCAATAGTTAGAAAAGCTGCATTAAATTTGCTTATCATGATGTTGCAGCATAACCCATTTGGTCCCCAGCTTCGAATAGCTTCATTTCAAGCAACATTAGAACAATACAATAAGAAGTTGAATGAGCTTGAACCAGATAAAATTGCAGAAAGTGTTTTGGATGGATTGCAATCTGATAATGAGACCTATGATGGAGGTGAGGTGGATGATGTGAATATGGAAGAACCAGTTAAGGAACAGCAGGAGAGTTTAACTGACAGTGTGCCTAATCTGGAAGAAGGGATTCCTCAGAAGGATAGCTCAGTGCCAGATATTGGGAATTTGGAGCAAACCAGGGCTTTGGTTGCATCTCTGGAGGCTGGCTTGATATTTTCCAAGTGCGTATCTGCCACAATGCCTACGCTTGTCCAGTTGATGGCTTCATCTTCAGCCACCGATGTTGAGAACACAATTTTGTTGCTGATGAGGTGCAAACAGTTCCAAATTGATGGTGCAGAGGCTTGCCTCCGTAAGATGTTGCCATTg GTATTCTCTCAGGATAAATCCATCTATGAAGCTGTGGAGAATGCCTTCATTACAATTTATGTCCGGAAAAATCCAGTAGATACTGCTAAGAATCTTTTGGATCTTGCCATAGATTCAAATATAGGAGATCTTGCAGCTCTGGAATTTATTGTCAATGCATTGGTTTCCAAAGGTGATATCTCCACAAGCACA ATATCAGCATTATGGGATTTCTTTTGCTTTAACATTAGTGGTACAACCCCAGAGCAAAGTCGTGGAGCTTTATCAGTGCTTTGCATGGCTGCAAAAGCGTCCCCTGGAGTTCTTGGCTCACACTTGCAAGATATTATTGATATTGGCTTTGGCCGTTGGGCTAAAGTGGACCCTTTGCTTGCCAGGACAGCATGCATTGCCATTCAGAGATTGTCAGAAGAGGACAAGAAAAAGCTGTTGGCTAGTAATGGTAGCCGTGTGTTTGGTTTCTTAGAGAACTTGATTAGTGGCTCTTGGCTTCCAGAAAACACATGGTATGCTGCTGCTGataaagcaataggtgtcataTATACAATTCATCCCACTCCGGAAACCCTAGCTGCTGATCTTGTAAAGAAGTCTCTTAGTTCTGTTTTCATTTGTAGTGGAGGAGATGACTTGCAGAATGATATTGAAAGTGGCAGCGCTGATATTCTTACAACAGTTCAAGTAGCAAAAATTAGTAGATATTTATTTGTCACAAGTCATGTTGCCATGAATCAGTTACTATACATAGAAACCTGTGTTCGGAAGATCCAAAAACAGAAGCTGAAGAGGGATAGATTGGGAGCTGATGGACAGAATGCTCAAAATAATGGTGTAAAACAAGATGATACACCAAAG GATAACATCAATGCGGAGCTCGGTGTTTCTGCCTCTGAAGATGCAATTCTGGATACACTCTCTGAGAGAGCAGAGAAAGAGATTGTTGCTGGTGGTTCCAAAGAGAAATATTTGATAGGGCTTTGTGCACCTTTCCTGTCGAAGCTTTGTAGAAATTTTAGTTTGATGCAAAAG TATCCTGAACTACAGGCATCTGGAATGCTTGCTCTTTGTCGATTTATGATTATTGATCCAGATTTTTG TGATGCAAATCTCCAGCTTCTCTTCACAGTTGTGGAAAGTGCACCATCAGAAACTGTTCGTTCAAACTGCACTATTGCTCTTGGAGATTTGGCAGTTCGGTTTCCTAATCTGTTAGAACCATGGACTGAAAACATGTATGCTCGCTTACGAGATCCTTCGGTTTCTGTTAGGAAAAATGCTGTGCTGGTACTTTCACATCTCATATTAAATGATATGATGAAG GTTAAAGGTTATATAAATGAGATGGCTATAAGATTAGAAGATGAACAGGAGAGGATTTCAAATCTCGCTAAACTTTTCTTTCATGAGCTGTCAAAGAAAG GAAGCAATCCTATATACAACTTACTTCCAGATATACTTGGCAAATTATCCAACCAGGAGCTGAAAAGGGAGACTTTCTGCAACATCATGCAGTTTTTAATTGGGTCCATTAAAAAG GACAAACAAATGGAGTCTCTTGTTGAAAAGCTTTGCAACAGGTTCAGTGGAGTGACAG ATACTAGGCAGTGGGAATACATCTCGTATTGCCTCTCCCAGCTGGCATTTACTGAAAAGGGAATGAAAAAACTCATTGATTCATTTAAGACGTTTGAACATGTCCTGTCTGAGGATTCTGTCATGgacaattttaaaagcataatcATTAAG GCTAAGAAGTTTGCAAAACCAGAACTTAAATTGTGCATTGAGGAATTTGAGGAGAAGCTTACTAAGTTCCACATGGAGAAGAAAGAACAGGAAGTGACAGCAAGAAATGCCCAAATTCATCAGCAGAAAATCGGTGGCATGGAAGGTTGTGCGGTGGCTAGAGATGAAGGAGAAGTGAGTGAAGGATCAGATGTTATTGAAG ATGGTGAAATCGATGATCCATCCATGGAAGAAATGGTTAAATCATCGGATTCTGAGGTCGACAGGTCAGGTGAATATTCAGGTACTTCAAGTGAGGTGACAGGCATGGAGTCAGATGGCACTGAAGTGCAGTCAAAAG TGGCCTCCAAATCTAGAGCTACGGAAAGCAAAGTGAAGGGTGAGAGTGGTGATATTTCTGCATCAACTAGAAGATCCGCCAGGTCAAAGCAAAGGTAG
- the LOC118053057 gene encoding uncharacterized protein: MAMPWSMAIWIANMVWVGLIGLVSTCLTVADELASSLRAGDIGPFHVG; this comes from the coding sequence ATGGCAATGCCATGGAGCATGGCTATATGGATTGCAAATATGGTGTGGGTGGGACTTATAGGATTGGTTTCTACTTGCTTGACTGTTGCTGATGAGCTTGCTAGTTCTCTCAGAGCTGGAGATATTGGTCCTTTTCATGTTGGCTGA